The Gloeobacter violaceus PCC 7421 DNA window CACATTTTTGTCTTGCCTGCTGCTAACAATCGCTCACTAAATTCTTGAATCTTCGGGTTATAGCGCAGCGCCACAATCGCAGGACAGTACAGAGCCTTGCGAATACGGCTGTTGCCCATCTTCGACAAGTGAGTCCGGCCCGAGATACTTGTACCAGACTGATACTGGCGGGGCGACAACCCAGCAAAGGCAGCCAGTTGTCGAGCATTGCCGAAGGGGGCAAAACCGAGCAACTCTCCCAACAACCGGGCGGCTGTCAACTCAGCAATCCCCGGAATTGAACAGAGCAATTGTTGTTGGTGCTTCAGATCAGGATGCTGCTCAAAGTGTTCGCGAATTTGTTGTTTGACCTGAGCTATCTGCTGGTCG harbors:
- a CDS encoding IS110 family transposase, whose amino-acid sequence is MNPKRIKGYAQAQMQRSKTDQLDATVIAHFCAALHPQTWQPPAEAVLVLQSLLRRFEGLQQMRQQEENRRQMPQVCAEVKSSIEQMLSFLDQQIAQVKQQIREHFEQHPDLKHQQQLLCSIPGIAELTAARLLGELLGFAPFGNARQLAAFAGLSPRQYQSGTSISGRTHLSKMGNSRIRKALYCPAIVALRYNPKIQEFSERLLAAGKTKMCVVGAVMRKLLHYAFGVLQSGRPFDTQARQAQAG